Below is a genomic region from Chryseobacterium scophthalmum.
TGGAAGGAAAATTTAAATAAAACCATTGCGCTTGAAATTCCACATATTTCGTCTTATGCTTTAACGGTTGAGCCGAAAACAGCTTTAGAGAACTGGGTTTCGAAAGGAAAAGTTGCAAACCCTAAAGAAGAAGAGCAAAACCGTGAGTTTTATTACATGGTTGATTTTCTGAAAGATCATGGTTTTGATCATTATGAAGTTTCCAATTTTGCCAAAGAAGGGTTTTATTCAAGACACAATTCTGCGTATTGGAAATATCAGGAATACTTGGGAATTGGCCCTTCCGCACATTCTTACAACGGAAATGATGTGCGAAGCTGGAATGTTGCCAACAACCAACAGTACATCAAGAAATTAAATTCAAATATTTTAGCCAAAGAAACCGAAATTCTTTCTCAACAGGATCAGTTTAATGAGATGATTATGATTGGTTTAAGGACGATTTGGGGAGTGGATTTAGAAAGTTTAAACCAAAAGTTTTCTGAAAATATTTTAGATAAATTTAATAAAGAAATTCAGCATAAAATAGAAGAAGGTATTTTAAAAATTGAAAATAATCACCTTATAATTCCTAAAAAACATTGGTTTATGGCAGACGGAATTGCCTCTGATTTATTTATTGTCTAGGCTGGAAGTCTGAAGCTTGAGGTTGGAAGATGTGTTTGTGAAAAACTTCCAACATCCGACTTCCATCATCCAACAATTTCACTATTTTTGTATTAAATTTCACATCGTTTGAAAACTAAAAAACAAAACTATTCGCATCTTTCGTCAAAACAACCTATCGGAATTTTCGATAGTGGAGTGGGAGGTTTAACGGTTGCCAAAGAAATAAAAAGACTTCTTCCGAATGAAGATCTTATTTATTTTGGAGACACCAAACATCTTCCTTATGGTGAAAAATCTAAAGAAGCGATTATAGAATATTCTACGAAAATTTCTAATTTCCTGTTAGAGCAAAACTGCAAAGCGATTGTGATTGCCTGTAATACGGCTACAGCAAATGCTTTGAAGGAAGTGATGCTGTCGGTTGCCGGGAAAGTTCCCGTAATTGACGTTATTAATCCTGTTGCCGAGAAAGTTGCCTATGAAATTCATAATAATGTGGGGGTTATTGCAACGAAAGCAACGGTGAATTCTGGTTTGTACAAGAAAAGCATCCGTAAGCATAATAAGTTTATTAAAGTTGATGAATTGGCGACTCCGCTTTTGGTTCCTGCGATTGAAGAAGGTTTTAAAAATCATCCGATCACACATTCTATTATTTATAATTATCTTAGTAATACTAAATTGAAGAATATTGAAACGTTGATTTTGGGTTGTACGCATTATCCGCTTTTGATCGACGAGATCAAACAATATTACGGAAACCGCGTTCGTGTGATTGATTCACCGAATATTGTAGCCAATCATTTGACGATTATTCTAGATAAATATCATCTTTTGAATGATAATAATCCGAAGCCGAATTACAAATTTTACCTTTCGGATATTACCAAGAATTTCGAAAAAATCTCCAAGAAATTCTTTGGCAAGACCATCGATTTAGAATTGAAAGTATTATAAAATAAAAAAAGACTCTTTATGAGTCTTTTTTTATTCTGTTACATCGCTGTTTTCGGTTTCTGCTTCCATTTCAGTTTCCTGATAAGGCTCGTAAAAACTAAAGCTTACATTTCCGTATTTTCTGGTGAATTTATAATTCGGATGATCAAGCTTTAATCTGCTTTGATGTTCCACAATTAAAACTCCATTAGGTTTCAGATATTTATTTTTTAAAACTAAAGAAAGCAATTCGTGATACTTTTTTTCCTCAGTTTCAAAAGGAGCATCAGCAAAAACGATTTCGTAAGATTTATTATTTCTGAATTTTTTAAGCCAGTCAAAAACATCGCCTCTTTGCGTATTTACCTGCAAACTCATATCCAGTTCTGAAGCGGTAGCATTGATGAAAGACGTATGTTTTGGGTTCATTTCAACCGAAGTCACATCTTGGCAACCTCTTGAAGCAAATTCAAAAGTAATAGAACCAATTCCTGCAAAAAGATCAAGAACGGAAATCGACTGCATGTCATAAGTGTTTTCCAAAATACTGAAAAGTGCTTCTTTAGCAAAATCGGTTGTTGGTCTTACGTCAAAGTTTTTGGGAGCGGCTATTTTTTTTGCTTTCCATTTACCGGAAATTATTCTGTACATTTTTGTTAGGTTTTAGATGGTAGGTGAAAGGGAGCAGTAGAAACTAAATCCTAAAATCTGCATCCTGCAACCTAATTAAGGATAAAATTCTTATTCGGGATATTATCAAAAACAACTTTCAGATTTTTTACAAATTTCTGAAGTTCAGAGATAAATGTTTCGTTTTCTGTGGTTTCACCATACACGTAAAAATAAGTGTCGTTTATTCCAAAACCAATTTTACTTAAAGTGAACATCACAAAATAAAGAAAATCTACTTCCGAATTAACATCCAGGTTGTTATATAAGATGATTTTTTTATTTGAAATCGCAAAAAACTCACATTGGTTATGATAAAGATTGATGTGAATTTCTTTATTATTCTTATTGTTGATTGAGTTTAAAAATTTCTCTCCCGAAAAATTAAATTTTACCGGAACTGAAATGTCTTTTATTTTATTATAAAATTCTTTTGGAAAAGTATAATAAAACTGTAGCTTAAACTTTTTGTTGACAGAAAGCATCAGTTCTGTATTTTCTTTATCAACAGGTGCGTTGAAGGCGATCAAATCATATCCCGAGTCGTGATCTTCAAAACCTTCGGGCATTAAAGTAAAATGATTCAGCGCAGAAACTACAGAAATTTCGTCATATCTCTGTTTTAGCAATGCTTCTTCTAGTTTTCCGGAGATGAAATCCTTTGGCGATTCTTCGTCTACGAAATAAGACTTTTCCTCCAAAACACTTTTGTTTTTGATGATTTGGTAGATCAGTCCGTCTTTGGTAAAAAGTAAATTTAGTACGTTCATATTACAATTGTTGCAAATTTAGTGAAATTCTACCATTACCGCACCCGATTGATGATGAAGTATTTCCTTATTGTAAAAATCCAGACCTGTTTGGCTTTCAAGAACATCAAAAACCATTCTCTGTAAAGTTCCGTCGCCGATTCCATGTACAATTTCAAGTCTTTTTAAATGATTTTTTCTACAGAAATTAATCGTTTGAATCAATTTTTCCTTTTGCAGAAACAACCTTTCGAAACTATCGTAATCATGAGGATTTTTAACTAAGTTTTCAAAATGAAGATCTAAAATTAAAGGATTTTTATCATGCTTTTTAGAAACTACTTTTTTAGGTTCTGCTTTTTTTATGATTTTAATATTTTCATAAATTTCAGCATCTTTCGGAACCAGTTTTTCTTTCGGATATTGATAAGTAAAACCGTATTCGTCTTTAAAAACCACAATATTTCCATTCACCGAAGTAATCACTCCGCTTAAATCTTCATCTACTACCGAAACTTTATTGCCAATTTTCATATGTTTTAAACACTAATCTGCACAAATTTTTAGCACGAGTTTTCACAATTTTCTAGTGTTGTTAGTGAAAACATTCGTGATATTTGTGTTTTTAAATTAAACTTTTGGTCCTAATTCAATCACAGCCAAATCTTTTATTTCTTCTCCATCAATTACAAACTGCATCATCGTTCTCATTTTATGCCAACCTTGTTTTCCGCACGCTCCAGGATTTAGATGTAATAATTTATTTTTATCATCATACATCGCCTTCAGAATATGAGAATGCCCTGAAATAAATAGTTTCGGAGCTTTTTCTGAAATCTCTTTCTTGGCTAAAGGAGTATATTTTCCGGGATAACCACCAATATGAATCATTAAAACCTCTACATTTTCACAAAAAAAGCGATTTACTTCAGGAAATTCAGTTCGTATTTTCGCATTGTCAATATTTCCCCAAACTCCTTTTAAAGGTTTAATTTTTTCAAGCTGTTCGATAATTTCAAAGCTTCCAAAATCTCCACAATGCCAAATTTCATCGGCCTGTTTTGCGTAATCTAAAATTCGGTCATCAATATAAGAGTGAGAATCGGAGAGGAGAAGGATTTTGGTCATTTATCTTATTGTTCTTTCAGTAATGTTTTGGTCATATTTCTCTTTGAAGATGGCAAGACGATCCGGATTCAATTCTCCATCATTTGTAAGTACTTTTTCTTTCAAAAGCCATTTTATAAGTTTTTCCATAGACTTTTTAGAATTCATAAAACTTGCAATTTTATAAAAATCATTAGACTCTACTTTTACTTTTTCGGTCAGAAAATTCAGTACATAATAATCATCATCTTGATACCTTGATGTTTCATTATCCATTTGTCTGTAAAGCAATATTTCATCGTCACTTTTCAGATTGTAAAATGAATATTCAACCATGTTGATTTTTTCTGCTTTCAAAATTTGTTTTCCATCAAGCAAAACTTTATCATCTTTAATCTCGACTTCCTGAGTAAAGTAAAAATTAAAGCTCAATACTAACAATGAGAATGTCAATAATTTTTTTGTAATCATTTTAATG
It encodes:
- the hemW gene encoding radical SAM family heme chaperone HemW — translated: MIYIHIPFCKQKCSYCNFHFSTSLNFKDEMLDAMKKEIFLRKDELQNKNLQSLYFGGGTPSVLSADEIKSLIDEVLKHFNFNNDIEITLEANPDDLNSQFLKGLSDSPVNRLSIGTQSFFDEDLKLMNRAHNASEAEGSIKRAQDFGFENLSIDLIYGSPTSNLEIWKENLNKTIALEIPHISSYALTVEPKTALENWVSKGKVANPKEEEQNREFYYMVDFLKDHGFDHYEVSNFAKEGFYSRHNSAYWKYQEYLGIGPSAHSYNGNDVRSWNVANNQQYIKKLNSNILAKETEILSQQDQFNEMIMIGLRTIWGVDLESLNQKFSENILDKFNKEIQHKIEEGILKIENNHLIIPKKHWFMADGIASDLFIV
- the murI gene encoding glutamate racemase, producing MKTKKQNYSHLSSKQPIGIFDSGVGGLTVAKEIKRLLPNEDLIYFGDTKHLPYGEKSKEAIIEYSTKISNFLLEQNCKAIVIACNTATANALKEVMLSVAGKVPVIDVINPVAEKVAYEIHNNVGVIATKATVNSGLYKKSIRKHNKFIKVDELATPLLVPAIEEGFKNHPITHSIIYNYLSNTKLKNIETLILGCTHYPLLIDEIKQYYGNRVRVIDSPNIVANHLTIILDKYHLLNDNNPKPNYKFYLSDITKNFEKISKKFFGKTIDLELKVL
- a CDS encoding RsmD family RNA methyltransferase gives rise to the protein MYRIISGKWKAKKIAAPKNFDVRPTTDFAKEALFSILENTYDMQSISVLDLFAGIGSITFEFASRGCQDVTSVEMNPKHTSFINATASELDMSLQVNTQRGDVFDWLKKFRNNKSYEIVFADAPFETEEKKYHELLSLVLKNKYLKPNGVLIVEHQSRLKLDHPNYKFTRKYGNVSFSFYEPYQETEMEAETENSDVTE
- a CDS encoding DUF3822 family protein, which translates into the protein MNVLNLLFTKDGLIYQIIKNKSVLEEKSYFVDEESPKDFISGKLEEALLKQRYDEISVVSALNHFTLMPEGFEDHDSGYDLIAFNAPVDKENTELMLSVNKKFKLQFYYTFPKEFYNKIKDISVPVKFNFSGEKFLNSINNKNNKEIHINLYHNQCEFFAISNKKIILYNNLDVNSEVDFLYFVMFTLSKIGFGINDTYFYVYGETTENETFISELQKFVKNLKVVFDNIPNKNFILN
- a CDS encoding Smr/MutS family protein, which translates into the protein MKIGNKVSVVDEDLSGVITSVNGNIVVFKDEYGFTYQYPKEKLVPKDAEIYENIKIIKKAEPKKVVSKKHDKNPLILDLHFENLVKNPHDYDSFERLFLQKEKLIQTINFCRKNHLKRLEIVHGIGDGTLQRMVFDVLESQTGLDFYNKEILHHQSGAVMVEFH
- a CDS encoding metallophosphoesterase family protein gives rise to the protein MTKILLLSDSHSYIDDRILDYAKQADEIWHCGDFGSFEIIEQLEKIKPLKGVWGNIDNAKIRTEFPEVNRFFCENVEVLMIHIGGYPGKYTPLAKKEISEKAPKLFISGHSHILKAMYDDKNKLLHLNPGACGKQGWHKMRTMMQFVIDGEEIKDLAVIELGPKV